TCAGGCGCCTCCTGTCCCGGGGCACGGGACCCGCCCCTCTCCCGCAGGTGGGCCTCGGTTTCAGGCGCCTCCTGTCCCGGGGCACAGGCCCCGCCCCCCTCCCGCAGGTGGGCCTCGGTCTCAGGCGCCTCCTGTCCCGGGGCACGGGCCCCGCCCCCCTCCCGCAGGTGGGCCTCGGTCTCACGCGCCTCCTGTCCCGGGGCACGGGCCCCCCCCCCCGCAGGTGGGCCTCGGTCTCAGGCGCCTCCTGTCCTGGGACACGGGCCCGGAGCACGGGCCCCGCCTCTCTCCCGCAGGTGGGCCTCGGTCTCAGGCGCCTCCTGTCCCGGAGCACGGGCCCCGCCCCTCTCCCGCAGGTGGGCCTCGATCTCAGGCGCCTCCTGTCCCGGGGCACGGGCCCCCCGCTCTCCCGCAGGTGGGCCTCGGTCTCAGGCGCCTCCTGTCCTGGGGCACGGGCCCCCCCCTCTCCCGCAGGTGGGCCTCGGTCTCACGCGCCTCCTGTTCCGGGGCACGGCCCCCCCCCTCTCCCGCAGGTGGGCCTCGGTCTCACGCGCCTCCTGTCCTGGGGCACGGGCCCCGCCCCTCTCCCGCAGGTGGGCCTCGGTCTCAGGCGCCTCCTGTCCTGGGACACGGGCCCGGAGCACGGGCCCCGCCCCTCTCCCGCAGGTGGGCCTCGATCTCAGGCGCCTCCTGTCCCGGGGCACGGGCACCCCCCCCCGCAGGTGGGCCTCGGTCTCACGCGCCTCCTGTCCCGGGGCacggcccccccccccccgcaggTGGGCCTCCCGCACCCCGCAGTGCAGCGCTGCGCCGCCCAGCTGGCCTCTGCCCTGGAGTACATCCACGCGCGCGGCCTGGTGTACCGGGACCTGAAGCCCGAGAACGTGCTGGTGTGCGACCCCGACTGCCGGCGCTTCAAGCTGACCGACTTCGGCCACACCAGGCCTCGCGGGACGCTGCTGCGCCTGACCGGGCCGCCCATCCCCTACACGGCCCCCGAGCTCTgcgcgccgccgccgctgcccGAGGGCCTGCCCATTCAGCCCGCCCTGGACGCCTGGGCGCTGGGGGTCCTGGTCTTCTGCCTCCTCACGGGCTACTTCCCCTGGGACCAGCCCCTGGCTGAGGCCGACCCCTTCTACGAGGACTTCCTCATCTGGCAGGCCTCGGGCCAGCCGCAGGACCGTCCTCAGCCCTGGTTCGGCCTGGCCCCCGCGGCCGACGCGCTTCTGTGGGGGCTGCTGGACCCTCACCCCCGAAGGAGGAGCGCCGTGAGCACCATCAGGGAGCACCTGGGGCGCCCCTGGAGGCAGCAGGAGGGCGAGGCTGAAGAAGTGGGAGAGGTGGAAGAGGAGGCCGGCCAGTGAGCCGGCCTGGGGCTGGCAGAGAGGGAAGCGCCCCACCCGAGGCCTCGAGGCTGTCGCTAGGTGGCTTTTGGTTTCTCCTCTGTGTTTCCATCCCTGTGGCTTGGGATTCCCCTGGAGTCCTCCTCCTATCTCCTCTCTGCAGGCTGCAACCCTCCCTTGGTCCACGGGAGCCTCGACCCCTGTGCTCCCCTCCGTACCTGCCGCCACCTTCCCAGGGGGGCCTCAGACCTCTGTGCGCCCCACCGTACCTGCCACCGCCTTCCCCAGGGCCTCTGCATTTGCTGTTTGCTCGGGACTCATCCCCTCACGccctaaacttttttttgagacaaggtcttgctctcccaggctgtactgcagtgacttgatctcagctcactgcagcctcaaaatccacagctccagcgatcctcctgcctcagcctcctgagtagccgggactacaggctcgGCTAATTGTTAAACTTTAGAGATGggggaggtcttgctatgttgcacaggtgGGTCTAAAATTcctagcctcaaacaatccttctgcctccacctcctgagtagctgggattaaggggctgcaccatcatgctcagctaattaaaaacaattttttttttttttttttgagacagttttgctcttgttacccaggctggagtgcaatgactcgatctcggctcactgcaacctccgtctcctgggttcgggcagttctcctgcctcagcctcctgagtagctgggattacaggcatgca
This genomic interval from Saimiri boliviensis isolate mSaiBol1 chromosome 14, mSaiBol1.pri, whole genome shotgun sequence contains the following:
- the SBK2 gene encoding serine/threonine-protein kinase SBK2; amino-acid sequence: MPGKQSEDGPVEVGTSEDGEEEGLGGLTVQELRQSQEAALALEDMMTLSAQTLVRAEVDELYEEVRPLGQGRYGRVLLVTHRQKGTPLALKQLPKPRTSLRGFLYEFCVGLSLGVHSAIVTAYGIGIESAHSYSFLTEPVLHGDLMAFIQPKVGLPHPAVQRCAAQLASALEYIHARGLVYRDLKPENVLVCDPDCRRFKLTDFGHTRPRGTLLRLTGPPIPYTAPELCAPPPLPEGLPIQPALDAWALGVLVFCLLTGYFPWDQPLAEADPFYEDFLIWQASGQPQDRPQPWFGLAPAADALLWGLLDPHPRRRSAVSTIREHLGRPWRQQEGEAEEVGEVEEEAGQ